The DNA window GACGACAGCGGCTATCTGCTGATCGAGCCGGGCACGCCGAAAACCTCGATCCCCGGCGTGTTCGCGTGCGGCGACGTGATGGACCACACCTATCGCCAGGCGGTGACCGCGGCGGGTACGGGTTGCATGGCCGCGCTCGATGCCGAACGGTTCCTCGCGACGGTGGAATTCGCCGCTCAGGAAGCGGCGGAGTAAGTCAAGAAGCTATCGGCTTTCCAATAGCTTGAGCAGTTTTCGTTCGAGCCATTCGAGGCTCTCGGGTTCGACGAAGGCGTGCGTGGCCTTGGCGCAGGTCATGAGCCGCTTGTCGCGCTTGGGCCACGATCCGCGAAACTGTTGGCCGGTGCGGTCGCGTCCCGCAATGAGGATCGCGACCGGGCCGTCGAACCGCGCGAGGCCTTCGCGCATGTTGGCGGCAACACCGCTGGCCTTGGGGGCCGGGCGCAGCATTTCGATCACCGATTTGAGCGCCGCAACGAGGTTCACCTCACCGCGCAGCACCCGCTTGATCGCCGAGCCGCTTTTCAAACGATTGCGGTAATGCGCGCGCAGCGCATGCGGCGCGGCGTCTTCGGTGTCGAAGGTCCATGGATTGCCGAGCGCAAGCGCATCGGCCCCGCCGCCGCTTTCGAGCATCAGCAGGCTCGCCGCATCGCAATTGCCGAAGGCGACCACGCGATCGAGGTGAGGCGCGGTTTTGCGGAAGGCGGCAAGCGCGCCCGCCAGATCGGCCCCGCTTTCGCGGAAGCCAGCGTGGTTGCCTTCGCTCTCGCCGATTCCGCGCCGATCGTAGCGGAATGCCGGGAAGCCGCGTTTGGCCATCCGCGCCGCGAGCCGGGCATTAACGCCCGCCGGTCCCGAGCGGATTTCATTGCCGCCCGATACGATCAGCAGCCCCGTCCTGCCGTCGGCCGCGTCGATGGTGGCGACGCATTGCGCGCCTTCGACCGGGAAGGTGAGGTGGGTCCGGCTCATGACGCCAGCGCCATGGTGATGAAGGCGGCGAGGGCATCGGCCTGTTCGGGATCGTCGCCAGGTTCGGCGCGCAGCCACATTCCGCCGCCGCCGATCGCGTCCTGCGCAATCGTGGAGAGGCGGGGGCGAGCGGGAATGTTGCGCCTGCCTAGGCCGGCGATCATCAAGGGCCCGAGCCGGTAGCCGCCGAGGTCGAGGCCGTCGCTTTTCCCGCGTTCGAGCAGGCTGGTGGCCGTCTCCTCGCGCCCGGCTTCGCGCGATGCGATGGTGCGGGCGCGCAGCAAGCGCTTCAGCACCGAGGTGCCGTGGATCGGAGCGTAAATCCAGCCGGGCAGATGGACGGGTATGAGCAGCGCCCCGCCGCGCACGCCCAGGACATGAGTCGCGCCGAAATCCTCCGCCGCGTGCGTGGTGGCTCGCTGCCAGCTTTCAGCGTCCTGTTCGGCCAAGTCGGCGGCACTCTCATTGGTGCCCGGCAGGTCGATCAGGAAGCTGTCTACCCCGGCGCCGTCGAGCCGCCGCATCGTCTCGACCAGCAGGCGGCGCAGCGTGTGCATCTCGTCGAACAGCGGCGGGACGATCAGCAGCCGGTGCTCGCGACGGCGATCGAAAGCGAAGATGTGTTCGGGCGTCTCGCTGCCCGCTGCGGTGTAGCTCGCGATCAAGCCGCCGCGTCGCACTTGGCGCGCACGAAACTGCGCAGCCCGCCATAAGTCTCGAGCATTTCGCCATCGACATCCTCGTCGTCGATCACGATACCGAAGCGGTCCTCGATCTCGGTCAGCAGCGTGGCGACGGCCTGGCTGTCGAGTTCGGGAAGATGGCCGAACAGGCCGGTATCGGCGTCGAAGGCGGCCACACGCTCGGCATCGAGGCCAAGGACATCGGCCAGCACGGCGCGAAGCCTGGTGTCGATCGCATCATCGGCGCTCGCCGTATTGGGCGAAACCGGGGTCACATCGTTGGCGGTGGTGGCGGCCATGCTTGCTCCATCAGCGGTGTCCGCGCGCCTGTAACGGGGCTTTTCGGCGCCGACAAGTCGCGCTTGGACCGCGCGTTTGGCGATCCGCGGCCGGTTTGCGGGGCGGGCGGGGTCGAGCGCATCGATCCGGTAGCGCGGGCGCTGGCGCTCCATCCAGTCGCGCTTGTAGCGATCGTCGCCGGTACCGAAGTCGACCATGGCGACGCGATCGTCGTCGATCGCATGACGCATCAACGCCGCCGTCAACACCGTGCCGGGGGACA is part of the Alteriqipengyuania halimionae genome and encodes:
- a CDS encoding hydrolase 1, exosortase A system-associated, with protein sequence MSRTHLTFPVEGAQCVATIDAADGRTGLLIVSGGNEIRSGPAGVNARLAARMAKRGFPAFRYDRRGIGESEGNHAGFRESGADLAGALAAFRKTAPHLDRVVAFGNCDAASLLMLESGGGADALALGNPWTFDTEDAAPHALRAHYRNRLKSGSAIKRVLRGEVNLVAALKSVIEMLRPAPKASGVAANMREGLARFDGPVAILIAGRDRTGQQFRGSWPKRDKRLMTCAKATHAFVEPESLEWLERKLLKLLESR
- a CDS encoding acyl carrier protein encodes the protein MAATTANDVTPVSPNTASADDAIDTRLRAVLADVLGLDAERVAAFDADTGLFGHLPELDSQAVATLLTEIEDRFGIVIDDEDVDGEMLETYGGLRSFVRAKCDAAA
- a CDS encoding alpha/beta hydrolase family protein, with product MIASYTAAGSETPEHIFAFDRRREHRLLIVPPLFDEMHTLRRLLVETMRRLDGAGVDSFLIDLPGTNESAADLAEQDAESWQRATTHAAEDFGATHVLGVRGGALLIPVHLPGWIYAPIHGTSVLKRLLRARTIASREAGREETATSLLERGKSDGLDLGGYRLGPLMIAGLGRRNIPARPRLSTIAQDAIGGGGMWLRAEPGDDPEQADALAAFITMALAS